A part of Hippea maritima DSM 10411 genomic DNA contains:
- the purS gene encoding phosphoribosylformylglycinamidine synthase subunit PurS encodes MKYIVIVKPKKAILDPQGKAIKKVAENYLQSEIKDIRVGKYFEIEIEKEDDGLINKLAKNILSNDVIEDYEVRKA; translated from the coding sequence ATGAAATACATCGTTATAGTCAAACCAAAGAAGGCTATTTTAGACCCACAGGGTAAAGCTATAAAAAAGGTGGCGGAAAACTATCTGCAGAGTGAAATTAAGGATATAAGGGTGGGAAAATACTTTGAGATTGAAATAGAGAAAGAGGATGATGGGCTAATAAATAAGCTGGCAAAAAACATACTCTCCAACGATGTAATTGAGGATTACGAGGTAAGAAAGGCGTGA
- the purQ gene encoding phosphoribosylformylglycinamidine synthase I, with product MRVGIVRFLGTNCDFDCRYACDTLGIDSDFIWHEQTHIEGFDAVILPGGFSYGDYLRCGALAKFSPIMKAIGEFAKKGGYVMGICNGFQILLESGLLKGSLLKNKNLRFIHKDVYLRVEDSRCYFTDGLAGKTLKMPIAHGDGNYFCSEDYLKYLQDNEMIVLRYASKQGDVSDECNPNGSIYNIAGICNEDGNVFGLMPHPERAVGDLGNDGEYIWERLLGG from the coding sequence GTGAGGGTTGGAATAGTAAGATTTTTGGGTACAAACTGTGATTTTGACTGTAGGTATGCTTGCGATACTCTGGGTATAGACTCAGATTTCATCTGGCATGAACAGACTCATATAGAAGGTTTCGATGCTGTAATTTTGCCCGGTGGTTTCTCGTATGGGGATTATCTGAGATGTGGGGCTTTGGCAAAGTTTTCCCCCATTATGAAGGCTATAGGTGAGTTTGCAAAAAAGGGCGGCTATGTCATGGGTATCTGCAACGGTTTTCAGATACTCTTAGAAAGCGGGCTCTTGAAGGGCTCGCTTCTTAAAAATAAAAATCTCAGATTTATCCATAAAGATGTGTATCTAAGGGTTGAGGATAGCAGATGCTATTTTACCGATGGGCTTGCAGGCAAAACTTTAAAAATGCCTATAGCTCATGGTGATGGTAATTATTTTTGCAGTGAGGATTATTTAAAATACCTGCAGGACAACGAAATGATAGTCTTAAGATATGCATCAAAACAGGGTGATGTCTCTGATGAGTGCAACCCAAATGGATCAATATACAACATAGCTGGTATTTGTAATGAGGATGGCAATGTATTTGGACTGATGCCCCACCCTGAAAGGGCAGTAGGGGATTTGGGAAATGATGGTGAGTATATCTGGGAAAGACTCCTTGGGGGTTAG